The Epinephelus fuscoguttatus linkage group LG7, E.fuscoguttatus.final_Chr_v1 DNA window agtaagagtattttggggtacttttatagtacttttctatgaaaaatgactcaaaccgattagtcgactactaaaatagtcacagattattttaatagtcgattagtcatcgattagtcgactaatcgtggcagccctactgGATAGATTTATTTACAGCACAGTGATTTTTATGTTTTGCCAGTTTGCTGTAGCCTCTTCAAGTTGTTCCCCACATGTCCATTTCCGCAAGTTAAAAATAAACGGCAGCCTTTGTGGTAAAATATATCGCACCACTCATTTGTATCCTCGTATCTGTATGTGGGTGTTctagaaaagaaacaaacaaaacaaaaaacagttttgtttgacATTATTTCATCATCTCCTCCTTATTTAACCTTCCATCTCTGTTTCCCTTCtcaccctttctctctctccaggtTTGGGACTGGCTTTCAacttgaatccagccctcactATGATCGGTAAATACTTCTACAAGCGCCGCCCCATCGCCAACGGCATAGCGATGGCAGGAAGCCCTGTGTTTCTGTCCACCCTGGCTCCTCTCAACTCCTGGCTGTACGATCAGTTTGGGTGGAGAGGCAGCTTCCTCATCCTGGGAGGACTTCTGCTCAACTGCTGCGTGGCCGGCTCCCTCATGCGCCCCATCGGACCCAAACCCCAGCCGCCCAAAGCCGACGCTGAGGCTGGCGACAGCAAAGCAGTGGATTCAGTACAGCAACAGCCTAAGAAGACGGTCCTGCAGACCATCAACTCTTTCATCGACCTGACGCTGTTCAAACACCGCGGTTTCCTGCTCTACTTGATGGGCAACGTCATCATGTTTTTTGGCCTCTTTGCTCCACTCGTCTTCCTCTCTAATTATGCCAAGAGTAAGGACATCAGCAAAGAAAAGGCGGCTTTCCTGCTGTCCGTGCTGGCGTTCGTGGATATGTTTGCCCGGCCCTCCATGGGCATGCTGGCCAACACTAAGTGGGTCCGGCCCAGGGTGCAGTACTTCTTCGCCGCTGCAGTCCTCTACAACGGAGTGTGTCATGTGCTAGCGCCACTGTCGGTCAACTACACTGGATTTGTGGTGTATGCCATCTTCTTTGGTTTCGCTTTTGGCTGGCTGAGTTCAGTGCTGTTTGAAACACTGATGGACCTGGTAGGAGCTCAGAGGTTCTCCTCAGCCGTGGGTCTGGTCACTATAGTGGAGTGTGGGCCGGTGCTGCTGGGCCCGCCGCTTACAGGTAAGACATCCAACACGCACTTATTTAGACGAAATAAACTCCTCTTTTCACACTTACACACCCACAATACAGTCTAACTAATTGATGTTCTGAGTCGTTGGTTCAGGAACAGTTCCATACTAACCTTGCGTGACAGTCCATTAAATGCCAGACACACCCACTgtatatgtaaatattttctgttttgctgCATTGAGCGGATTTTGATGTGTTTAGCTATCGATGTTACCAGGACTGTAACTGTTCTGAAGCGTAGCAGTCGCGGTGGCAACAGTCTCCTAACCTGTTGCCACCGCGACAGCTGCAGGTACAGCCTGTTGAGCCCCCTTTTTTTTCAGCTTAATTTTTATTCGTttatacaaaaagaaaaaagcagacaaaaaccACTAACAgacaaaatcaacaacaattGGCCGAGACATCATAGGCAAAGGCTACACTGCAGTGCCACTGACAACGGGTCCTCCATGTCCATGATCGTCTCTCAAGATCACAAAGGTCTCCCATGATCCCCAACCTTGACCCCTGGAAATCGAGAGCTCCTCTAGGGAGGGAGAAATCTTCCAGTCATTCATGAGCCACTATCTGTCCCGTATGTCCCAACGCCAAGGGGGACAAAACAAAATTCACCAAACAAATCAGATCACTTCAAAGTCAAATAAGATTTCCATTTTTCCAATATTGTTCACATTTTTAGTGGCATGTCTCAGGGAAATAGTCAGTTGTTCCATAACATAAATTTCCTTAACTACTTCTGTCCATTCAG harbors:
- the LOC125891165 gene encoding monocarboxylate transporter 1-like, translating into MPPATGGPVGYTPPEGGWGWAVVVGAFISIGFSYAFPKSITVFFKEIESIFEATPSQVSWISSIMLAVMYAGGPISSILVNKFGSRPIILVGGCLAGSGLVAASFCNTVEQLYFFIGVVGGLGLAFNLNPALTMIGKYFYKRRPIANGIAMAGSPVFLSTLAPLNSWLYDQFGWRGSFLILGGLLLNCCVAGSLMRPIGPKPQPPKADAEAGDSKAVDSVQQQPKKTVLQTINSFIDLTLFKHRGFLLYLMGNVIMFFGLFAPLVFLSNYAKSKDISKEKAAFLLSVLAFVDMFARPSMGMLANTKWVRPRVQYFFAAAVLYNGVCHVLAPLSVNYTGFVVYAIFFGFAFGWLSSVLFETLMDLVGAQRFSSAVGLVTIVECGPVLLGPPLTGSFYNVYHHYDYTYISSGIILIVSSLILFIGMSINYRLLAREKKEAERKEKEEPKEERTAMLAPPSPSKSEGEVEENNVPAAVTLDEVAKMDEDTV